From Amycolatopsis sp. YIM 10, the proteins below share one genomic window:
- a CDS encoding IlvD/Edd family dehydratase: MSDLRSGQWYDGQDRNAYIHRAWMRRGTPGDAFGRPQIAIANTASDLTPCNAHLSEVAVSVKNGIYEAGGIPLELPVVSLGETQVRPTAMLWRNMAAMATEEMLRANPLDGVVLLGGCDKTIPSLLMAAASVDLPAVVVPGGPMLTGTFRGTPLGCGTDVWRLSEEVRAGKLSSEQFTRSESAMIRSRGHCNTMGTASTMALVAEALGTVLPGLAGTPAPDSRLLEAAHATGRLVVDLITADRRPSTFLTAGSFRNAIVALAAIGGSTNAVVHLLAIAGRLGIDVSIDDFDRIGSSVPVLVDLLPAGRFLMEDFHRAGGLLAVLREVRDLLDPDALTVTGEPLVSYLDDAPIWDPEVIRTRAEPLVAEGGIAVLRGNLAPDGALIKPAAATPRLLRHRGRAVVFDSIEDFHARVDDPDLDVDADSVLVLRGCGPKGYPGMPEVSNMPLPRKLLEQGVRDMVRVCDGRMSGTAYGTVVLHVAPEAAAGGPLALVRTGDMISLDVGARRIDVELSEEDLAAREPSEATVSAYANPRRGWERLYVDHVLQADTGADLDFLLGSSGSEVSRESH; this comes from the coding sequence GTGTCTGATCTGCGCAGCGGGCAGTGGTACGACGGGCAGGACCGCAACGCCTACATCCATCGCGCGTGGATGCGCCGGGGCACGCCGGGCGACGCCTTCGGCCGCCCGCAGATCGCCATCGCCAACACCGCCTCCGACCTGACCCCGTGCAACGCGCACCTGTCCGAAGTGGCCGTTTCGGTGAAGAACGGCATCTACGAGGCGGGCGGCATCCCGCTGGAGCTGCCCGTCGTTTCACTGGGCGAGACGCAGGTCCGGCCGACCGCGATGCTGTGGCGCAACATGGCCGCGATGGCCACCGAGGAGATGCTGCGCGCCAATCCCCTCGACGGCGTGGTGCTGCTCGGCGGGTGCGACAAGACCATTCCGTCGCTGCTGATGGCGGCCGCCTCGGTGGACCTGCCCGCGGTGGTGGTGCCCGGCGGGCCGATGCTCACCGGCACCTTCCGCGGCACCCCGCTGGGCTGCGGCACCGACGTGTGGCGGCTCTCGGAGGAGGTCAGGGCGGGCAAGCTGTCCTCGGAGCAGTTCACCCGCTCGGAGTCGGCGATGATCCGCAGCCGCGGGCACTGCAACACGATGGGCACCGCGTCGACCATGGCGCTGGTCGCCGAGGCGCTGGGCACGGTGCTGCCGGGCCTGGCGGGCACCCCGGCGCCGGACAGCCGCCTGCTCGAAGCCGCGCACGCCACCGGACGGCTGGTCGTCGACCTGATCACCGCGGACCGGCGGCCGAGCACCTTCCTGACCGCGGGCTCGTTCCGCAACGCGATCGTCGCGCTGGCCGCGATCGGCGGGTCCACCAACGCCGTGGTCCACCTGCTGGCCATCGCCGGGCGGCTCGGCATCGACGTGTCCATCGACGACTTCGACCGGATCGGCTCGTCCGTGCCGGTGCTGGTCGACCTGCTGCCCGCCGGGCGGTTCCTGATGGAGGACTTCCACCGCGCCGGCGGCCTGCTCGCCGTGCTGCGCGAGGTGCGCGACCTGCTCGACCCGGACGCGCTCACGGTCACCGGCGAACCGCTGGTGAGCTATCTCGACGACGCGCCGATCTGGGATCCCGAGGTGATCCGCACCCGCGCGGAACCGCTGGTCGCCGAGGGCGGGATCGCCGTGCTGCGCGGGAATCTCGCCCCCGATGGCGCGTTGATCAAGCCCGCCGCCGCCACCCCGCGGCTGCTGCGCCACCGCGGCCGGGCGGTGGTGTTCGACTCGATCGAGGACTTCCACGCCCGCGTCGACGACCCGGACCTCGACGTGGACGCCGACTCGGTGCTGGTGCTGCGCGGCTGTGGCCCCAAGGGCTATCCCGGCATGCCGGAGGTGTCCAACATGCCGCTGCCGCGGAAGCTGCTGGAGCAAGGCGTTCGCGACATGGTGCGGGTGTGCGACGGCCGGATGAGCGGGACCGCATACGGCACCGTCGTGCTGCACGTCGCGCCCGAGGCCGCCGCCGGCGGCCCGCTCGCGCTCGTCCGCACCGGCGACATGATCAGCCTCGACGTCGGCGCCCGGCGCATCGACGTCGAACTGTCCGAAGAGGACCTCGCGGCCCGCGAACCCAGTGAGGCCACCGTTTCCGCGTACGCCAACCCGCGTCGCGGCTGGGAACGGCTCTACGTCGACCACGTGCTCCAGGCCGACACCGGCGCGGACCTGGACTTCCTGCTCGGTTCCAGCGGCTCGGAAGTCAGCCGCGAGTCCCATTGA
- a CDS encoding GDSL-type esterase/lipase family protein produces MRRSGKLAALAASAVVLAGLLMGSAPATQPQRSPWFTSWAQSQQSLAGKTLTNQSIRMVTHLSQGGDALRIRVQNTFGKTPLTVDRATAGIGGPDASVTDAKPLTFHGKPAVTVPPGGEVWSDETGVVTKPDTDVSISMYVAGTIVPGQHESAFRENYLTSAGAGDHTGDGDGAAYTETVTSTYLVSAVDVRNRALRGTIVAYGSSVVDGVGSTNCGPGCTELGTNRRWTDDLARRVVAERPAHRQLAIANAGISGTTSSSACPGTPDRVAGLDALTRLDRDVLALHGVTGVIYYYGTNDLAFGCPAESILDSYRQVFRRLRDAGIAVYVTPITSRPGYTDAQNLARHEVGTFTKRWNNCSGTCDGVTDFDQVLRDPLHPNGIHPPYDNGDGVHANAAGQQALADFVPLSMLDGR; encoded by the coding sequence ATGAGGCGTTCTGGAAAGCTCGCGGCGCTGGCCGCCTCGGCGGTGGTGCTGGCGGGGTTGCTGATGGGCTCGGCACCCGCCACGCAGCCGCAGCGTTCCCCGTGGTTCACCTCGTGGGCGCAGTCGCAGCAGAGCCTTGCCGGGAAAACCCTGACCAACCAGTCGATCCGCATGGTCACGCACCTGAGCCAGGGCGGTGACGCACTGCGGATCCGCGTGCAGAACACCTTCGGCAAGACCCCGCTGACCGTCGACCGCGCCACCGCGGGGATCGGCGGGCCGGACGCATCGGTCACCGACGCCAAGCCGCTCACCTTCCACGGCAAGCCCGCGGTGACCGTCCCGCCCGGCGGTGAGGTCTGGAGCGACGAAACCGGGGTGGTCACCAAGCCGGACACCGACGTCAGCATCAGCATGTACGTCGCGGGCACGATTGTTCCCGGGCAGCACGAATCCGCGTTCCGCGAGAACTACCTCACCTCGGCGGGCGCGGGCGACCACACCGGGGACGGCGACGGCGCGGCGTACACCGAAACCGTCACGTCCACCTACCTGGTCAGCGCGGTCGACGTGCGCAACAGGGCGCTGCGCGGCACGATCGTCGCCTACGGCAGCTCGGTGGTCGACGGGGTCGGCAGCACGAACTGCGGGCCGGGCTGCACCGAGCTGGGCACCAACCGCCGCTGGACCGACGACCTCGCGCGGCGCGTGGTCGCCGAACGCCCGGCGCACCGGCAGCTGGCGATCGCGAACGCCGGGATCAGCGGCACCACCAGTTCGTCCGCGTGTCCCGGGACTCCCGACCGCGTCGCCGGACTCGACGCGCTCACGCGGCTGGATCGCGACGTGCTCGCCCTGCACGGCGTCACCGGGGTCATCTACTACTACGGCACCAACGATCTCGCCTTCGGCTGCCCAGCGGAGTCCATTCTGGACAGTTACCGGCAGGTGTTCCGGCGCCTGCGCGACGCCGGTATCGCGGTGTACGTCACGCCGATCACCTCGCGGCCCGGTTACACCGACGCGCAGAACCTGGCCCGGCACGAGGTCGGCACCTTCACCAAGCGCTGGAACAACTGCTCCGGGACCTGCGACGGCGTGACCGACTTCGACCAGGTGCTCAGGGACCCGTTGCACCCCAACGGCATCCACCCGCCCTACGACAACGGTGACGGCGTGCACGCCAACGCCGCCGGGCAGCAGGCACTGGCCGACTTCGTTCCACTGTCCATGCTGGACGGTCGTTAA
- a CDS encoding IclR family transcriptional regulator, translated as MNDTQMIGEAKAPDESKLVGSDRVLAVLKELAKYPDGVGLEEMTRVIGSPKPTVHRALGALRRAGLADQDPRGRYVLGDEFLRMAFAHHEVRPDHVRVHPVLEVLATRFGETAHYAVLDGSEVVYRAKVDPPTGAVRLTSTVGGRNPAHATAVGKLLLSYELDTREAVEAWLGDRTPARPTPRTRCTASELHAELVLARERGYAVDDQECEVGVNCLAVPVHATSPSAPSGAVSVSALAYRTPLPVLVDAVGEIRRLLGPLG; from the coding sequence ATGAACGATACGCAGATGATCGGCGAAGCGAAAGCACCCGACGAGAGCAAGCTCGTCGGCTCCGATCGTGTGCTCGCGGTGCTCAAGGAACTGGCCAAGTACCCCGACGGGGTGGGCCTGGAAGAGATGACCCGGGTCATCGGCAGCCCGAAGCCGACGGTGCACCGGGCGCTCGGCGCGCTGCGCCGCGCCGGGCTGGCCGACCAGGATCCCCGCGGCCGCTACGTGCTGGGTGACGAGTTCCTGCGGATGGCCTTCGCGCACCACGAGGTGCGGCCGGACCACGTGCGCGTCCACCCGGTGCTGGAGGTGCTGGCGACGCGCTTCGGCGAGACCGCGCACTACGCCGTGCTCGACGGGTCCGAGGTGGTCTACCGCGCCAAGGTCGACCCGCCCACCGGTGCCGTCCGGCTCACCTCGACCGTCGGCGGCCGCAATCCGGCGCACGCCACCGCGGTGGGAAAGCTGCTGCTGTCGTACGAACTGGACACCCGCGAGGCGGTCGAAGCGTGGCTCGGCGACCGGACGCCCGCCCGCCCGACACCTCGGACCCGGTGCACCGCAAGCGAACTGCACGCCGAGCTGGTGCTCGCGCGTGAACGCGGTTACGCCGTGGACGACCAGGAATGCGAGGTGGGCGTCAACTGCCTCGCCGTCCCGGTGCACGCCACGTCACCGTCGGCGCCATCCGGCGCGGTGAGCGTCAGCGCGCTCGCCTACCGCACCCCGTTGCCCGTGCTGGTCGACGCCGTCGGGGAGATCCGGCGGCTGCTCGGCCCGCTCGGCTGA
- a CDS encoding RNA polymerase sigma factor — MPGAVRGEPPKLIEPTDAALLDAVRAGDLPAYGVLFQRHAEPARQFARRWHSSPAERHELVAEGFARVLAAIRGGAGPREHLRPYLLVTMRHLAITWQRRRARVELYGDVPETGADTTAPRLDEIVLRRWNAQLAGSAFQRLPRRWQLVLWHTEVESASAADLASVLGISPNGVAALAKRAREGLRQAYLQEQVPESGELSCRSSRHQMGTWIRGGLSCHRSRRIDDHVADCADCRTVAARLAESNGELTPPPRPR, encoded by the coding sequence TTGCCTGGTGCTGTCCGAGGGGAACCGCCCAAGCTGATCGAACCGACCGATGCCGCCCTGCTCGACGCGGTGCGGGCCGGTGACCTGCCCGCCTACGGGGTGCTGTTCCAGCGGCACGCCGAGCCCGCGCGGCAGTTCGCCCGGCGCTGGCACAGCAGTCCGGCCGAGCGGCACGAACTGGTCGCCGAGGGGTTCGCGCGCGTGCTCGCGGCCATCCGCGGCGGCGCGGGCCCGCGTGAGCACCTGCGGCCCTACCTGCTGGTCACCATGCGGCACCTGGCGATCACCTGGCAGCGCCGGCGGGCCAGGGTCGAGTTGTACGGCGACGTACCGGAAACGGGGGCCGACACCACGGCGCCCCGGCTGGACGAGATCGTGCTGCGCCGGTGGAACGCGCAGCTGGCGGGCTCGGCCTTCCAGCGGCTGCCGCGGCGCTGGCAGCTGGTGCTCTGGCACACCGAAGTGGAGTCGGCGTCGGCCGCGGACCTGGCTTCGGTGCTGGGCATCTCACCCAACGGGGTGGCCGCGCTCGCCAAGCGTGCCCGCGAAGGGCTGCGGCAGGCCTACCTCCAGGAACAGGTCCCCGAATCCGGGGAGCTGAGCTGCCGGTCGTCCCGCCACCAGATGGGCACGTGGATCCGCGGCGGCCTGTCCTGCCACCGGAGCCGCCGCATCGACGACCACGTCGCCGACTGCGCGGACTGCCGGACCGTGGCCGCCCGCCTCGCCGAATCCAACGGCGAACTCACCCCGCCACCGAGACCCCGATGA
- a CDS encoding TetR/AcrR family transcriptional regulator produces the protein MPASASSGHTDGRAARWAGQRERRRREFVEAALRAIRERGPDVSTERIAEEAGVARTQLYKHFTDATDIHRTIARRAVELINAELAPLWQLHGSPAQMISTAVDTHIRWLAENRHLYRYLSRHSLSAPDTGDAAVNDVRTTIGEHLTVVFEHYLAAFGLDTRVAEPAAFSVVGLVDASTAQWLRHPGGLEHAEFAAMLSRWVWRILDDALREGGVEVDPDLPLALPELTFPSSRTETG, from the coding sequence ATGCCTGCTTCGGCGTCTTCCGGTCACACCGACGGCCGTGCCGCGCGCTGGGCCGGTCAGCGCGAACGCCGTCGCCGCGAATTCGTCGAAGCCGCGTTGCGCGCGATCAGGGAACGCGGCCCGGACGTGTCCACCGAGCGCATCGCCGAAGAGGCCGGGGTCGCGCGAACGCAGCTGTACAAGCATTTCACCGACGCCACCGACATCCACCGCACGATCGCGCGCCGCGCGGTGGAGTTGATCAACGCCGAACTCGCGCCGCTGTGGCAGCTGCACGGTTCGCCGGCCCAGATGATCAGCACCGCGGTGGACACGCACATCCGCTGGCTGGCCGAGAACCGCCACCTCTACCGGTACCTGAGCCGTCACTCGCTGTCCGCGCCGGACACCGGGGACGCCGCGGTCAACGATGTCAGGACCACCATCGGCGAGCACCTCACGGTGGTGTTCGAGCACTATCTGGCCGCCTTCGGGCTGGACACCCGCGTCGCCGAGCCCGCCGCGTTCAGCGTGGTCGGGCTCGTCGACGCCAGCACCGCGCAGTGGCTCCGGCACCCGGGTGGCCTCGAGCACGCCGAATTCGCCGCGATGCTTTCGCGCTGGGTCTGGCGCATCCTCGACGACGCGCTGCGCGAGGGGGGCGTCGAGGTGGACCCGGACCTGCCACTGGCGTTGCCCGAACTCACCTTTCCCAGCTCGCGGACGGAAACCGGTTAA
- a CDS encoding metallophosphoesterase produces the protein MTQTRQPRRPRQRTGRRPGVFAGVVVLALLLLFGVPWATLVLPWPTPVVVAGTVLFGIAAPAFPVLMFLGHGRGRDWAARIADTALGVVWVFFAWSVLSLVARVALLGVAEPRRSRIIAVLVLVIGVALVGYGVREAMRVPRIRRVEVTLPRLGSGLDGTTVALLTDTHFGPLDRTRWSRRTAAAVNALKPDIVAHAGDLADGTVEQRRAQVAPLGTITAPLARVYSTGNHEYFGEAQAWLDHMSSLGWDSLHNRHVVVERGGHRLIVAGIDDATARASGLDGHGAELDRALDGAPEDVPILLLAHQPKQIAETANQVDLQLAGHTHGGQIWPFHYLVRTDQPVLEGLSQHGTTQLYTSRGAGFWGPPLRVFAPSEITLITLRAP, from the coding sequence ATGACGCAAACTCGGCAGCCGCGGCGACCCCGGCAGCGGACGGGACGGCGCCCCGGGGTGTTCGCCGGTGTGGTGGTGCTCGCCCTGCTGCTGTTGTTCGGTGTGCCGTGGGCCACGCTGGTCCTGCCGTGGCCCACGCCCGTGGTGGTCGCCGGAACAGTCCTCTTCGGAATCGCCGCGCCGGCCTTCCCGGTGCTGATGTTCCTCGGGCACGGCCGCGGCCGCGACTGGGCCGCGCGCATCGCGGACACCGCGCTCGGTGTGGTCTGGGTGTTCTTCGCGTGGTCGGTGCTCAGCCTGGTGGCCAGGGTCGCGCTGCTCGGCGTGGCCGAACCGCGGCGCTCGCGGATCATCGCCGTGCTCGTGCTGGTGATCGGTGTCGCGCTGGTCGGTTACGGGGTGCGCGAAGCCATGCGCGTGCCGAGGATCCGCCGGGTCGAGGTGACCCTGCCCCGGCTCGGCTCCGGCCTCGACGGCACGACCGTGGCCCTGCTGACCGACACGCACTTCGGCCCGCTCGACCGGACGCGGTGGTCCCGGCGCACCGCCGCCGCGGTGAACGCGCTGAAGCCGGACATCGTCGCCCACGCCGGTGACCTCGCCGACGGAACGGTCGAGCAGCGGCGGGCGCAGGTCGCCCCGCTGGGCACCATCACCGCCCCGCTGGCGCGGGTGTACTCGACCGGCAACCACGAGTACTTCGGCGAGGCGCAGGCCTGGCTGGACCACATGAGTTCGCTCGGCTGGGACTCCCTGCACAACCGGCACGTGGTGGTCGAACGCGGCGGGCACCGGCTGATCGTGGCCGGGATCGACGACGCCACCGCCCGCGCCTCCGGCCTCGACGGGCACGGCGCCGAACTGGACCGGGCGCTGGACGGCGCGCCCGAGGACGTGCCGATCCTGCTGCTGGCCCACCAGCCGAAGCAGATCGCCGAGACCGCGAACCAGGTCGACCTCCAGCTGGCCGGGCACACCCACGGTGGCCAGATCTGGCCGTTCCACTACCTCGTCCGCACCGACCAGCCCGTGCTGGAGGGCCTCTCCCAGCACGGCACCACCCAGCTCTACACCAGCCGCGGCGCGGGTTTCTGGGGACCACCGCTGCGTGTGTTCGCCCCGAGCGAGATCACCCTGATCACCCTGCGGGCGCCCTAG
- a CDS encoding glycerate kinase: protein MTTPLRLVIAPSGFKESLSADAVAGAIAAGVRRVAPTALLDTVPLVDGGEGSARALAENTGGGLIPVTVTGPVGDPVVAPLALLGGPGPRTAVVEMAAAAGLRLVPADRRDPGRTTTYGVGELIRSALDLGCARILVGCGDSGTCDGGAGALSALGAKITDADGRAIPFGGYALNDAVSLDTSGLDPRLRDTELVVACNPCNVLTGDRGVATVFGPQKGATPAQVAVLSAAMDRWAALLDGASGKNLRLVPGGGASGGLGAGLAGGLGARLRSRFDVLLDQFDLNARISTADLVITAEGTIDAQTVRGKVPGEVARLAKRHDVPVIALAGTIGEGADATRGAGIDAFTGILAAPGTLADAIGNAEALLTNATERALRLIMVGTHLPDLAPRCASGLPA, encoded by the coding sequence CCTGTCCGCCGACGCGGTCGCCGGGGCCATCGCGGCCGGGGTCCGGCGCGTGGCGCCCACCGCGCTGCTGGACACCGTTCCGCTCGTCGACGGCGGTGAGGGCTCGGCCCGCGCGCTCGCCGAGAACACCGGCGGGGGGCTGATACCGGTGACGGTGACCGGTCCGGTCGGGGATCCGGTGGTCGCGCCGCTGGCGCTGCTGGGCGGTCCCGGGCCGCGGACCGCGGTGGTCGAGATGGCGGCCGCCGCCGGGTTGCGCCTGGTGCCCGCCGACCGCCGGGACCCGGGCCGCACCACGACCTACGGGGTGGGTGAACTGATCCGGTCCGCTTTGGACCTCGGCTGCGCCAGAATCCTCGTCGGCTGCGGTGACTCCGGTACCTGCGACGGCGGCGCGGGCGCGCTCAGCGCGCTGGGCGCGAAGATCACCGATGCGGACGGCCGAGCGATCCCCTTCGGCGGTTACGCGCTCAACGACGCGGTGTCGCTGGACACGAGCGGGCTGGACCCGCGGCTGCGCGACACCGAACTGGTCGTCGCGTGCAACCCGTGCAACGTGCTCACCGGTGACCGCGGTGTCGCCACCGTCTTCGGTCCGCAGAAGGGGGCCACCCCGGCGCAGGTGGCCGTCCTGTCGGCGGCGATGGACCGCTGGGCCGCGCTGCTCGACGGCGCCAGCGGGAAGAACCTGCGGCTGGTCCCCGGCGGCGGGGCGTCCGGTGGGCTCGGCGCCGGTCTCGCGGGTGGCCTCGGCGCGCGGCTGCGCTCCCGGTTCGACGTGCTGCTCGACCAGTTCGACCTGAACGCCCGGATCAGCACCGCGGACCTGGTGATCACCGCCGAAGGCACCATCGACGCCCAGACCGTCCGCGGCAAGGTGCCCGGTGAGGTGGCCAGGCTCGCCAAGCGCCACGACGTCCCGGTCATCGCGCTCGCCGGCACCATCGGCGAGGGCGCCGACGCCACCCGCGGCGCCGGCATCGACGCCTTCACCGGCATTCTCGCCGCCCCCGGCACCCTGGCCGACGCCATCGGCAACGCCGAGGCCCTGCTCACCAACGCCACCGAACGCGCCCTGCGGCTGATCATGGTCGGCACGCACCTGCCGGACCTGGCGCCGCGGTGCGCGTCCGGACTACCCGCCTAG
- a CDS encoding zinc-binding dehydrogenase, whose translation MRAFVLTGPEAYEVREVPSPRAVPGEVVVDVERAGVCGTDVEFFTGEMAYLHQGHSSYPLRLGHEWAGTVTAIGDGVDPGWLGRRVMGDTMLGDRTCRRCLRGLQHVCEHRQEVGIRDGRPGALAERIAVPDWSLHALPDSVDAVLGALVEPGGNALRAARAADAGPGDRVLVMGPGTIGLLVALFLRAAGAEVHLLGRTASSLDFARGLGFEHTWGEVPDLPFDAVVDAANAEHLPALALDRVEPGGRIVYIGIAGRPSRIDTRALVLKDVTAVGILSASPGLADTIAAYAEGTVDPRPLVAATVGLDEVGAVLAGKYPGPKVQVDPRAPAG comes from the coding sequence ATGCGTGCCTTCGTGCTCACCGGGCCGGAGGCGTACGAGGTGCGGGAAGTGCCGTCACCGCGGGCGGTTCCGGGTGAGGTGGTGGTCGACGTCGAGCGCGCCGGGGTGTGCGGCACCGATGTCGAGTTCTTCACCGGCGAGATGGCCTACCTGCACCAGGGGCACTCCTCGTACCCGCTGCGCCTGGGGCACGAATGGGCGGGCACGGTGACGGCGATCGGGGACGGGGTCGATCCGGGCTGGCTCGGCCGCCGGGTCATGGGCGACACCATGCTCGGTGACCGGACCTGCCGCCGCTGCCTTCGCGGGTTGCAGCACGTGTGCGAGCACCGGCAGGAGGTCGGCATCCGCGACGGCCGTCCCGGCGCGCTGGCCGAGCGGATCGCCGTGCCCGACTGGTCGCTGCACGCGTTGCCGGATTCGGTCGACGCGGTGCTCGGGGCGCTGGTGGAGCCGGGCGGCAACGCGCTCCGGGCGGCGCGGGCGGCCGACGCCGGGCCCGGTGATCGCGTGCTGGTCATGGGACCGGGCACGATCGGGCTGCTGGTGGCGTTGTTCCTGCGCGCGGCAGGTGCCGAGGTGCACCTGCTGGGCCGCACCGCTTCGTCGCTCGATTTCGCCAGGGGACTGGGTTTCGAGCACACCTGGGGCGAGGTCCCGGACCTGCCGTTCGACGCGGTCGTCGACGCGGCCAACGCCGAGCACCTGCCCGCGCTGGCACTGGACCGCGTCGAGCCTGGCGGCCGGATCGTCTACATAGGAATCGCCGGGCGGCCCAGCCGGATCGACACCAGGGCGCTGGTGCTCAAGGACGTCACCGCGGTCGGCATTCTCTCGGCGTCACCGGGACTGGCCGACACCATCGCCGCCTACGCCGAGGGCACCGTCGACCCGCGCCCGCTGGTCGCGGCCACCGTCGGCCTCGACGAGGTCGGCGCGGTACTGGCCGGGAAGTACCCGGGCCCCAAGGTGCAGGTGGACCCTAGGGCGCCCGCAGGGTGA
- a CDS encoding alpha/beta fold hydrolase has protein sequence MGELPTVSVTVNGHEVRYFDSGGDGPPILLGHGYFLDRTVFAPQVEVLAPRYRVICWDAPAHGESPGRGEPLTYWDLARDLLALMDHLDLPQAVVGGISQGGFIALRVALLAPERVRALVLMDTEATPCAEADRAGYEGMFAALREAGPVDELLVPLSAQLLGDGPHAAGWRQRWRQRELPLGTTVRCLLDRDDVSDRLAEITCPALLIWGSEDVSLPRDRMDLLADRLPKAGEVQVITGAAHTPALTHPDQVNPLLERFLEEL, from the coding sequence ATGGGTGAGCTGCCGACGGTTTCAGTAACGGTGAACGGCCACGAGGTGCGGTACTTCGATTCCGGCGGTGACGGTCCGCCGATACTCCTGGGCCACGGGTACTTCCTCGACCGCACGGTCTTCGCCCCGCAGGTGGAGGTGCTTGCGCCTCGATACCGCGTCATCTGCTGGGACGCCCCGGCGCACGGTGAGTCCCCCGGCCGCGGTGAACCCCTGACCTACTGGGACCTCGCCCGCGACCTGCTCGCCCTGATGGACCATCTGGACCTGCCCCAGGCGGTGGTCGGCGGCATCTCCCAGGGCGGGTTCATCGCGCTGCGCGTCGCCCTGCTCGCACCCGAGCGCGTCAGGGCGCTCGTGCTGATGGACACCGAAGCGACGCCGTGCGCCGAGGCCGATCGGGCTGGGTACGAGGGCATGTTCGCCGCACTCCGCGAAGCCGGGCCGGTCGACGAACTCCTGGTGCCGTTGTCCGCGCAGCTTCTGGGCGACGGACCGCACGCGGCCGGCTGGCGGCAGCGCTGGCGGCAACGGGAACTGCCGCTGGGCACCACCGTGCGCTGCCTGCTCGACCGCGACGACGTGTCGGACCGGCTCGCCGAGATCACCTGCCCGGCGTTGCTGATCTGGGGTTCCGAGGACGTCTCGCTGCCGCGCGACCGGATGGACCTGCTCGCGGACAGGCTGCCGAAGGCCGGCGAGGTCCAGGTGATCACCGGCGCCGCGCACACCCCGGCGCTGACCCACCCGGACCAGGTGAATCCGCTGCTGGAGCGGTTCCTCGAGGAGCTATGA
- a CDS encoding fumarylacetoacetate hydrolase family protein, whose translation MYLMRIGEPGAEKPVARVDDGHYVDLSDVAGDFDEKFFGGGGVDRIRPIVAERVAAGRVSAFAGERVGAPIARPHQILCIGLNYRDHAAETGQAVPDEPILFTKSPNTLVGPDDDVRIPRGSTKPDWEVELGIVIGRRTSYLDSVADARAAIAGYLVVNDVSERAFQMERGGQWAKGKSAETFNPAGPWLVTPDEIDDVLALDLWLEVNGQRRQTGNTRTMIFDPYFIVHHLSQFMVLEPGDLINTGTPPGVGMGFRPPVWLRPGDVMELGIDGLGRQRQRVLAPR comes from the coding sequence GTGTACCTCATGCGCATCGGCGAGCCCGGCGCCGAAAAGCCGGTCGCCCGCGTCGACGACGGCCACTACGTCGATCTGTCCGATGTGGCCGGTGACTTCGACGAGAAGTTCTTCGGTGGCGGGGGAGTGGACCGCATCCGCCCGATCGTGGCGGAACGCGTGGCGGCCGGCCGGGTGAGCGCCTTCGCCGGGGAACGCGTGGGCGCGCCGATCGCCCGCCCGCACCAGATCCTGTGCATCGGCCTGAACTACCGGGACCACGCCGCGGAAACCGGGCAGGCCGTGCCCGACGAGCCGATCCTGTTCACCAAGTCGCCCAACACCCTCGTCGGCCCGGACGACGACGTGCGCATCCCGCGTGGTTCGACCAAACCGGACTGGGAGGTGGAACTGGGCATCGTCATCGGCCGTCGGACGTCCTATTTGGACTCCGTGGCCGACGCCCGCGCGGCGATCGCCGGGTACCTGGTGGTCAACGACGTCAGCGAGCGCGCGTTCCAGATGGAGCGCGGCGGGCAGTGGGCCAAGGGCAAGTCCGCCGAGACCTTCAACCCGGCCGGGCCGTGGCTGGTCACCCCGGACGAGATCGACGACGTGCTCGCGCTGGACCTGTGGCTGGAGGTGAACGGGCAGCGGCGGCAGACCGGCAACACCCGGACGATGATCTTCGACCCGTACTTCATCGTGCACCACCTGAGCCAGTTCATGGTGCTGGAGCCGGGCGACCTGATCAACACCGGCACCCCGCCGGGCGTGGGCATGGGCTTCCGCCCGCCGGTGTGGCTGCGGCCGGGTGACGTGATGGAACTGGGCATCGACGGACTCGGCCGCCAGCGGCAGCGCGTGCTCGCGCCCCGGTGA